The genomic stretch TGCGCCTCACTGATAGCCTTCTCCCTGGTCAGCCCGGTCTCCACCTCTTTAAAGTTGCCTTTACGCTGCGCCACCGGCAGCACCGGCACGGCCGCCCGGGACTCTTTGGCCACGTCCCAGGTATCTATAATGAGCTTGCTCTCAAAGACCTCTTCGCCCTCGCGGCCCTGGTCCAGAGGCTCGCCCTTGAAGTACTTGTCGATGGATTTGGCGGCCTTGCGTCCCGCCGCCAGGGCCTGGATAACCGTAGCCGCCCCGGTAACCGCGTCCCCGCCGGCGAACACGCCCTTAACGTTCGTCGCCAGCGTCAGCGGGTCGGCCTGGATAAAGGCGCCGTTTACCGCCGCCGCCATTTCCCCACCCATGAAAGCCAGGTCCGGCTCTTCCCCCACCGCCGCGATAATCAGCCCGGTCTCGACAACGGACTCCGAGCCTTTTACCGGCACCGGGCGTCTCCGGCCGCTGGCGTCAGGCTCGCCGAGCTGCATTTTAACGCACTCCAGCCCGGCCACTTTATCATTCTTGACCACCACCTTGCTGGGGCCGGCAAGCAGGGTCAGCTTGACGCCCTCGTGCTCCGCCTCAATCACCTCGTCGGCGATGGCGGGCATCTCCTGGCGGGAGCGCCGGTAAACGATGTTCACGTCCTTAAAGCCCAGACGCAGGCAGGTGCGGGCGCAGTCGATAGCCACGTTGCCGCCACCCACCACCACCACCTTGTCTTCCGCTTTAATCTTCTCGCCGGTATTTACTTTGTGCAAAAACTCGGTGCCGTCGATAACGCCGGCGGCGCTATCGTTCTCGATGCCGAGGCGGCGACCCTTATGCGCCCCCACGGCCAGGAAAACGGCGTTATATTCTTTTTTGAGGTCGGCCAGCTTAACGTCTTTGCCAACCCGGCTGTTCAGCTTGATTTCCACGCCCAGCTTTTTAATAATGTCCGTCTCTTTAGCCAGGATGTCCCGCGGCAGGCGGAACTCCGGAATGCCCACGGCCATCATGCCGCCGAGCTTGTCCAGGGCCTCGAAGACGGTCACTTTATAACCGGCCTTGCGCAGGTCGTAAGCGGCCATGATGCCGGCCGGGCCGCCGCCCACCACCGCCACTTTTTCTTTTTTCCCGGCGGGGACGGTTAAATCATCGGTATATTTTCCGAAGTCGGCCGCCGCCCGTTTCAGCGCGTTGATGGAGATAGCCTCTTCCACCTCACTGCGCTTGCATTTGGTCTCACAGGGGTGGGTGCAGATGCGGCCGATGATGGAGGGGAAGGGAAGGGACTGTTTGATCAGCGCCAGCGCCTCATCGAACCTGCCATCCTTAATCAGTCCCACGTAGCCGCGGATATCAATATGCAGGGGGCAGGTGGCCTGGCAGGCCGGCGGCGCGCCGGACATGCACTTTTGCGGGTCCACCACGTAGGGTAGGGTCTTTTCGCCGCTCTTGCGCTTTTCCCGCTGGTCCAGGATATTGCAGAGCCGGCGGGCGATGACCATCGAGGGGCCTTCGAACTTGATGGCCCGCTCCATGGTGTCGATAAGTTTAGGCAAATCGAAAGCGTCCACCACCTCCACGAACTTGACACCGGAAGCCCGGGCGATGTCCTCGATTTTGATATCGAGATTGGGGTCGCCGGTGGCGCCGGGGTGGGGCTGAAAGCCGGTCATGCCGGTGGTGGAGTTATCCAGCACCACCATGACCATTTTCGACTTGTTATAGACGGCATTAATCATCGGGGGGATGCCGGAATGGAAAAAGGTGGAGTCGCCCAGGTGGGCGATCACCGGAACGTCCAGGACATGGGCAAAGCCGTTGGCCAGCCCGAAGGAGCCGCCCATGCAGACGGCGGCGTCATCGGAGCTCAGCGGCGGGTTGGCCGCCAGCGCGTAGCAGCCGATATCGCCGGTCTTTACCGGCTCCTTGCCGGTGGCCTGCTGGTAGCGGCGGGCGGCGATATTGATGGCGTAAACGGAGGCGCGGTGCGGGCAGCCGGCGCACATGGTCGGGGGGCGGAGGGGCAAAAGCGAGGCCGTTTCCCGGGCCAGCTTGTCTATCTCCGCGAAGTCCACCGGGGGCTTGACGCCGGTCAGCTTGCTTAAAGCCTCGGCGGCCTGGCGGACGGAAAGCTCCCCGGCTAACGAGAGCAGGTCTTTGCCGTGGATTTTGGCGGTAATGTCATTGTCTTTAGCCAGCACTTTCACCGCGTCCTCGACGAATGGCTCCAGCTCCTCCACCACCAGCACCTCGGACACGGACTTTAATAGCTGGAGGGTAAGCTTTTCCGGCATCGGGTAAGGCGTGCCTATTTTCAGGACGGACACCTTGTCTTCCAGTCCCAGCCATTTGACGGCTTCCAGGGCGTAGCCGTAGGAGATGCCGCAGGCAATCACGCCCAGTTTGGCGCCCTGCTTGAGGGCGAGGTGGTTATAGGGCAGGGTGTCCATCGCGCCCTTGATACTTTCCAGCCGCTTGATCAGCAGGCGGCGGTTGCCGCGGTAGTTGGCGGGGAGGCAAACGTATTTCTGGAAGTTCCGCACGAAGTTGGCCGGGCGTTTTTCCGCTTCGATTCCCCCCAGTACCACGTCACTGCGGGCGTGGCCGATGCGGGTGACCGACCGCAGCATGAACATCTGGCCGAACTCCTCGGAAAGGCGGTAGGCGTCCACCATCATGTCCTTGGCTTCCTGGGCAGAGCAGGGCTCCAGCACCGGGATGTAGGCCTGGCGGGCCAGGTAGCGGTTGTCCTGCTCGTTCTGGGAGCTCCACTGGCCGGGGTCGTCGGCGGATATCATCACGAAGCCGGGCAGCCCCATGTAGCTGGCGGACATCAGGGGGTCGTGGGCCACGTTGGCGCCGACGTGCTTCATAATAGTCAGCGACCTCATGCCGCTCATGGCGGCGGCCATGGCCACCTCAAAAGCCACCTTTTCATTGATAGACCACTCGGCGTACATGCCGGTGTTTTTAGAGTTATTGACCAGCGTCTCGGTGATTTCACTGGACGGCGTGCCGGGGTAAGCCGCCACCACCTGGACGCCCGCCTCGATAGCGCCCCGCGCTATAGCCTCGTTGCCCAGCATGAACAGGCTGACGCCGGGGGCATCGGACGTTAAAGTTACTTCAGCTACCTTGTTCAAAACATTCCTCCTGACCGGAGCATGGTTTACTCCATGCGCGATTGAATCAAATAAAAGGGGATAAAGAATAAAAAACGCTTATTGTCCAAGCTATATTTTACACGTTTTTCCCGCCGATTGGCAAACGGACAGACGGACGAAAGACACGCCGGCAACCGCCCGCGCCGTCAGCGTAAAAAGTCAGTAATATTAAGTTCAGCCGGAAGCAGCCGGCCCGCGCTATTCGAACATGATTACGTTGCGGAGGGCGTCGCCCTGGGCCGAGGACTCCAGCGCTTCGTTAATCTTCTTGAAGGGGAAGCGGGTGGAGATAAGCTCGTCCAGCTTGTAGCGCCCGGCCTGGTAAAGCTCGATAAGGCGGGTGATATCCAGGCGGAGGCGCACGGCGCCGATAGCGCTGCCGGTCAGCTTTTTACCCATCATAAAGTCCGTGGGCGCGAAGGCGGTCAGCTGCTCGCCGAAGCCGTGCCCGATGATAACCGTCGTGCCGGCCTGGGCGGACATCATGAAGCCCTGCCGCAGGATATCGATGCCGGCCACGCAGATGATAACGTTGTCCGCGCCGCGGCCGTAGGTAATCTCGAATATCTTGCGCACCGGGTCTTTTTCCTGCCGGGTGTTGACCGCGTGCGTCGCCCCGAAAGCTTTGGCCCTTTCCAGCTTGCTATCGATAACATCCACCGCGATAATGGGGTAAGCGCCGGAAAGCACGGCGGCCTGGATGGCGTTAAGCCCCACCCCGCCGCAGCCGATAACGGCGATGCTGCTGTTCAGCGTGACGTTGGCGCGGTACACCACCGCCCCGTAGCCGGACACCACGCCACAGCCCAGCAGGCAGGCCCGGTCCACCGGCAGGTCTTCCGGCACTTTCACCAGGTTCATTTCCGGTATGACGGAGTATTCCGCGAAACCGGCTACCGCTCCGGCGAACTGGGTAAGCCGGCGGCCCTGGGCGTCCACGTAGCGGCCCTTGGTATAGAGCATGATGTGGTTGTTCATGCACTGGTTGGAATAGCCGGTGCGGCAGTAGTAGCAGTGCCCGCAGCCTTCCGGAATAATGCTGGCAATCACCTTATCGCCGGGTTTTACGTATTCCACACCCTCACCGACCTCCTCCACGTAGCCGCAGATTTCGTGGCCGGGGATGGCGGGGAGGGGCGGGCTGCCGTGCTCCCCCTTGATGGAGTGGATATCACTGTGGCAGATGGCCGCCGCCGCGATGCGTATTTTGACATCGCCTTGGCCGGGCTTGTCCAGGGTTACTTCCTCTATGACCAGAGGTTTACCGTATTCGTGTAAAACTGCTGCTTTCATGAAACCTCCTTAATAATATATAGTAATCGACTCCATACGTAGTCTATATACCGTACTATTTAATGTCAAATCCGTTTCATTTGCCTTTTTCCCCGCCCGGAGAGTAGACTGGACGCAGAAAAGGCGGCGCCAGGACCCCAAAAGGCCGCCGAAGCTTCCTGAATAAACAGGGTAAAGTACTTACCCCCACCCCCCCTTTTCTAGTATCCCGGTAATAATTTGACAGTGGTTCTCTGATTACGATAATATTTCGGCAAGCATAGAAAAGGAGGCTCATCATGGCCGAGAAGAAATACGATAAATACATCATCGAGTACGACCCCGCCAAATTCCCCAACGAGCGCCGCCCGGTGATGGCCTACATGGACGATACCCTGGCGAAAGGCAGCCACTTTTACCTGATACACTGGATACTGCCGGGCTTCGCCAATAATCTGGGCGATTTCAAATACGCCGGGCACCCGCCGCACATCCACAAGGACGCCGAGCTGCTTTTCCACATCGGCACCGACCCGCAGAACCCGATGGACCTGGGGGCGGAAGTGGTCATGTACCTGGGGCCGGAGCTGGAAGAGCACCACATCACCCGCACCTGCTGCATCTGGATACCCCCCAACTTCATCCACGCGCCGTGGAAACCTATTAGTTGCCAGCGCCCGTGGATATTCATGGAGTTCAACCAGGGCCCGGCGCACACGGAAAAGTCTTACCGCCAGGTACTGCCCAAGGAAGCCCGGGAGAAAATCAACTGGGCGATGTGGCCGGACGACAAGTACGAAACCCCCGCCTGAAAAAGCCCCGCGGCGGTTCCCGGCTGAAGAAAGAGTTGGAGGATAAAGTGGCTTACAAGATAAATACCAAAAAATGTCTTAAGTGCGGGCTTTGCGTCACGCAGTGCCCGGAAAAAGCGATAGTGGTGGACGAAAAGGTAACGGAAGATGACGGCCTGACCCTCTACACGACACGCATCGATGTGAAGAAATGCACGGACTGCGGCGCCTGCGTCTCCCACGAATGGTGGTGCCCGGCCAAGGCTATTGTGAAAGGATAGTTTTTCAGCCGTCAGGAAATCGGCAACCATAACCGGCGGCGGTCAGGGGAAAGCAGATGAATACCCTGAAAATTAAAGCAGTGCCCCCCGGCGAAATCGACAGCGTGCTGGAGGTTTACCACGAGTGTGAGGGCTTCCTGGCACTGGGACCGGATGCCAACGCCTCGATGCAGATGGTGCTCAGGGACATGGAGGAGGCGGCGCGGGAAGGCGGCGTCTTCCGGGGGATTTACACGGAAGACCGTCTCGCCGGGGTGTTGAGCTACGTCCCCGGCAATTTTGAGGGCAATCCTTCCCACGCTTTCCTTACCTTATTAATGATAATCCCGTCCTGCCGGGAGAGGCGTTTCGGCAGCCGCATCGTGGCGATGGTGGAACAGGAGATACTGGCGGACAGCCGCATCACCAGCATCCTTTCCGCGGTACAGGTAAATAACCCCCGCGCCCTGAAGTTCTGGGAAAGAAACGACTACCGTATCAGCGGCGGCCCGGAAGCCCGGACGGACGGCACCACCGTTTTCCGCCTGCAAAAGGACTTCCCCGCCGGTAATAAAAAGATAAATCAGAAGGAGTGAAAAACATGGCGTCATTGAAATACAGCAAGTACTTTCTCCACGAGCTGCCGGAGGAGCAGCGCAAAAAAGGCTTCGGGCGGATGCCCTCCATGGTGGCTTTCACGGACAAGGATATCCTGGCGGACAGCAAATACTTTTCCGTGATGTGGATGGGGGAGGAAGCCACCAAGATGGGCGGGCACGGCCCGCATATCCACCAGGACGCGGAGCTGCTGGTAGCGCTCGGCACCGACCCCGCCAACCCCCAGGACCTGGGGGCGGACATGGAAATGTGCATGGGGCCGGAGATGGAAAGCCATATCATTACCGTTTCCACCATGATATGGGTGCCGGCCAAGCTCGTCCACGCGCCGTTCCGCATCCTTAAAGTGCGGCGTCCCTTCCTCTTCATCCAGTGCCAGTACGCGCCCAAGCTGACGGAAACGGCGCTGAAAAAACTGGTGGCGGAAGAACTGCGGGACAAGATGGTCTTCATCGACGCGGACGGCAAACAGCAGGACTAGTCCCCGTTTTCCCGCCGCTTTATATCGCGCCCGCGGATACGTGCTATAATGTTGGCACAGCACTGCCGATACTATTACGCTGTCTATCGGCCTGAGATAATAATAAAGCCGGAAGGAGACATATGTTAGATTACAATACCGCTAACTTAACCCTGTGGCTGGTGGGGCTGGGCGTCGTGCTGCTGGTGGCGCTCATCGTCGTCGCCTGGTACTATTTGAAAAGCATCTACTTCGGCATAGCTTCCATGAGCCAGCACACCAGGGTCTTCAGCGATACCGCCAAGGCCCTGAGCCAGGATATTAAGTCGCTTACGCTGGGCATGAGCTCTTTCAGCGAGGACATGAAAGGCCTGAATCAGATTTTCGCCGACCTGGGACAGGAGATCAAGACCATCGACGAGGACACCGGTATTCTGAACAAGAACGTGGACAACCTGACCGCCAGCGTTAACGGGCTGATTGCCAGCCAGAACAAGATGAACGAGTCCATGACGACGATTGAAAAGGCCCAGGAGGACGCCGCCAAATCAGTGGAACGCATTTCCCGGCATTTTTCCGAATAAGATAAACAGCTTAACATTTACCCGGCCATTGGGGAAGTGAGGCATCGTGCCGCGGTGCCCGCTTCCCTTATTTTTTCCGGCACGGCTCGTGCGCCTACTTGCCAAGTACTGCGATTACAGGCTATACTTATACTAATTATTCTTTATTACTGGTTGGGAGGAGGACCCCATGGAACAGTTCAATTTCCCCAAGTGTCAGAAATGCAATACCGGAGACCTCGTGCCTTTGTCCGATTTCGGAAGTCAGGGTGCTTCCATTCAGTTCAAAGCGTGGGTTTGCACCAATCCCGATTGCGGCTTCAACCTTAAAATCAGGAACGGTGATGTCTATAGAGACGAGCCTATCATGAGCGGCTCGATGCACAACTCCCGGCCTCGATAGTCCGTCGTCAGCGTCCGGAATAAACAGCAGCGGGTGGCTAATGTGCTTCCTCCTATAACCAGACTCAAGAGGGTAGCACTTGACCTCCTTTTTCCGCCGTATTGTATCGGCTGCGGCAGGGAAGGCGACTTTATCTGCGTCTCCTGCCGGCGGCAGCTGACGGTAATTATTCCCCCCGTTTGCCCCAGGTGCGGGCGTCCCCGGGCCGTTGGCGCGCCCTGCCCCGGCTGCATCGGGGAGGATTCCGCATTAGACGGCATCCGCGCCCCTTTCCTTTTCAGCGGCGTGGTGCGCCACGCCATCCACGAGCTTAAGTACCGCAACCTCCGCGCCACGGCGCCGCGCCTGGCCGCTTTTCTGGACGATTTCCTTAAAGAAAACCCCCTCCCCGGCGATGTCCTGGTGCCCGTGCCCATACACCCCAAACGCCAGCGCGAACGCGGCTTCAACCAGGCGGCGCTGCTGTGCCGGGAACTCGGCCGCCGCAGCGGCCTGCCGGTTATCGAAGGTTGCCTGGTGAAACGAACCTACACACCGCCGCAGGCCAGGGCATCCGGTGTGGCGAGCCGGCTGGCCAACGTGGCGGACGCCTTCGCCTGCGTTAATGAAAAGCTAAAGGGCCGGCAGGTTATCCTGGTGGATGACGTGTCTACTTCCGGGGCCACCCTGAGCGCCGGCGCCGGCACGCTTAAGTCCGCCGGGGCTTTATCCGTCTGGGGACTGGCGCTGGCGCTGGAGCTGTAAAAAATACTTTTTCCAGGAGAGTGATATGGAACTGCAAATTACCGGCACCAACGTGGAAATAACCGCCGCGACCCGCCGCTACTGTGAAAAAAAACTCGGCAAGCTGGACAAGCACCTGCCGGACATTATCGACGTGAAGGTGGAAATCTCCGAAGAAAACACCAAGTCCCCCCAGCAGCACTATCTGGTGCGGGCGACCGTCAACAGCGGGGCGGGCCGCTCTGTCTTTCACGCCGAGGAACGGGCGGAAGACCTTTTTAAAGCCATCGATAAAGCGGCGGCGGTCCTGACGCGGCAGCTGGACAAGCACAAGGGCAAGCTTTACGACCGCGGCCGGGGCAACCCCCGGGTGCGGGGCAAGTTCCCGGAGCCTGAAGCCGCCCCGCCCCGCCGGAAAGTGGTCAAGACCAAGCACTTCATCATCGAGCCGGCGTCTCTGGATGAGGCTATCGACCAGATGGAGAAGCTGGGACATGATTTCTATTTATTCTACGATGCGGAAGCCGCCGCGGTGCGGCTGCTCTACCGCCGCCGTGACGGCGATTACGGCTTGATAGTGCCGGAATTTAAATAGTAGATTTAGCGGGGTTAAACGCTTATAATGTAGCCTGGCCGCCATGAATAAAGCAATAGTTAAACACCAGACCGTGTACCTGTTTTTAGCCCCGGCCGGCCTGCCGGGCATTGTCCTGATAGTCTCCGGCGCCATTTACCAGGCGCGGCAATAGAAGAGCTATGGATTCGACCGAAGAATTATCCTACATCGTTTTCTATACCCCTTACGGGTGGGTCGGACTGCTGGCCTCGGACAGCGGGCTGCGGCGCGTTACCCTGCCCCTGCCATCGGCGCCGGATGCCGAGGCCGCCCTGGGGGATGAAATAATAGACCGGGCGGTGGTGTCAACCGACCCCTTCCGCGACCTCATGCCGCGCTTCCACGCCTATTTTACCGGGCGCAGAGTGGAATTCCCGGATGCGCTGGACTTTTCCGGTTTC from Dehalococcoidales bacterium encodes the following:
- the iorA gene encoding indolepyruvate ferredoxin oxidoreductase subunit alpha; the encoded protein is MNKVAEVTLTSDAPGVSLFMLGNEAIARGAIEAGVQVVAAYPGTPSSEITETLVNNSKNTGMYAEWSINEKVAFEVAMAAAMSGMRSLTIMKHVGANVAHDPLMSASYMGLPGFVMISADDPGQWSSQNEQDNRYLARQAYIPVLEPCSAQEAKDMMVDAYRLSEEFGQMFMLRSVTRIGHARSDVVLGGIEAEKRPANFVRNFQKYVCLPANYRGNRRLLIKRLESIKGAMDTLPYNHLALKQGAKLGVIACGISYGYALEAVKWLGLEDKVSVLKIGTPYPMPEKLTLQLLKSVSEVLVVEELEPFVEDAVKVLAKDNDITAKIHGKDLLSLAGELSVRQAAEALSKLTGVKPPVDFAEIDKLARETASLLPLRPPTMCAGCPHRASVYAINIAARRYQQATGKEPVKTGDIGCYALAANPPLSSDDAAVCMGGSFGLANGFAHVLDVPVIAHLGDSTFFHSGIPPMINAVYNKSKMVMVVLDNSTTGMTGFQPHPGATGDPNLDIKIEDIARASGVKFVEVVDAFDLPKLIDTMERAIKFEGPSMVIARRLCNILDQREKRKSGEKTLPYVVDPQKCMSGAPPACQATCPLHIDIRGYVGLIKDGRFDEALALIKQSLPFPSIIGRICTHPCETKCKRSEVEEAISINALKRAAADFGKYTDDLTVPAGKKEKVAVVGGGPAGIMAAYDLRKAGYKVTVFEALDKLGGMMAVGIPEFRLPRDILAKETDIIKKLGVEIKLNSRVGKDVKLADLKKEYNAVFLAVGAHKGRRLGIENDSAAGVIDGTEFLHKVNTGEKIKAEDKVVVVGGGNVAIDCARTCLRLGFKDVNIVYRRSRQEMPAIADEVIEAEHEGVKLTLLAGPSKVVVKNDKVAGLECVKMQLGEPDASGRRRPVPVKGSESVVETGLIIAAVGEEPDLAFMGGEMAAAVNGAFIQADPLTLATNVKGVFAGGDAVTGAATVIQALAAGRKAAKSIDKYFKGEPLDQGREGEEVFESKLIIDTWDVAKESRAAVPVLPVAQRKGNFKEVETGLTREKAISEAQRCLTCDCHICINLLGCPALITDKGKVAVDAAGCPGCGVCAQVCPFDAIKPGE
- a CDS encoding GNAT family N-acetyltransferase is translated as MNTLKIKAVPPGEIDSVLEVYHECEGFLALGPDANASMQMVLRDMEEAAREGGVFRGIYTEDRLAGVLSYVPGNFEGNPSHAFLTLLMIIPSCRERRFGSRIVAMVEQEILADSRITSILSAVQVNNPRALKFWERNDYRISGGPEARTDGTTVFRLQKDFPAGNKKINQKE
- a CDS encoding methylated-DNA--[protein]-cysteine S-methyltransferase; translation: MDSTEELSYIVFYTPYGWVGLLASDSGLRRVTLPLPSAPDAEAALGDEIIDRAVVSTDPFRDLMPRFHAYFTGRRVEFPDALDFSGFTPFQRSVWEAARRIPYGETRSYGWLARQIGKPGAARAVGQALGRNPFPIIVPCHRVLAGDGGAGGFSGGLAMKEKLLALEKTSKVK
- a CDS encoding Zn-dependent alcohol dehydrogenase, whose amino-acid sequence is MKAAVLHEYGKPLVIEEVTLDKPGQGDVKIRIAAAAICHSDIHSIKGEHGSPPLPAIPGHEICGYVEEVGEGVEYVKPGDKVIASIIPEGCGHCYYCRTGYSNQCMNNHIMLYTKGRYVDAQGRRLTQFAGAVAGFAEYSVIPEMNLVKVPEDLPVDRACLLGCGVVSGYGAVVYRANVTLNSSIAVIGCGGVGLNAIQAAVLSGAYPIIAVDVIDSKLERAKAFGATHAVNTRQEKDPVRKIFEITYGRGADNVIICVAGIDILRQGFMMSAQAGTTVIIGHGFGEQLTAFAPTDFMMGKKLTGSAIGAVRLRLDITRLIELYQAGRYKLDELISTRFPFKKINEALESSAQGDALRNVIMFE
- the raiA gene encoding ribosome-associated translation inhibitor RaiA, whose translation is MELQITGTNVEITAATRRYCEKKLGKLDKHLPDIIDVKVEISEENTKSPQQHYLVRATVNSGAGRSVFHAEERAEDLFKAIDKAAAVLTRQLDKHKGKLYDRGRGNPRVRGKFPEPEAAPPRRKVVKTKHFIIEPASLDEAIDQMEKLGHDFYLFYDAEAAAVRLLYRRRDGDYGLIVPEFK
- a CDS encoding 4Fe-4S binding protein, producing the protein MAYKINTKKCLKCGLCVTQCPEKAIVVDEKVTEDDGLTLYTTRIDVKKCTDCGACVSHEWWCPAKAIVKG
- a CDS encoding ComF family protein, whose product is MLPPITRLKRVALDLLFPPYCIGCGREGDFICVSCRRQLTVIIPPVCPRCGRPRAVGAPCPGCIGEDSALDGIRAPFLFSGVVRHAIHELKYRNLRATAPRLAAFLDDFLKENPLPGDVLVPVPIHPKRQRERGFNQAALLCRELGRRSGLPVIEGCLVKRTYTPPQARASGVASRLANVADAFACVNEKLKGRQVILVDDVSTSGATLSAGAGTLKSAGALSVWGLALALEL